In Segatella copri, a single genomic region encodes these proteins:
- a CDS encoding transcription-repair coupling factor, whose amino-acid sequence MEDKNLYMIQKAQEFMNENHFADVSRVQCLLRKMMSKEYHGLIDQIKECQDPHAIFNIHGGNNLIAPTASQAEQKLVEKPADELKKNKE is encoded by the coding sequence ATGGAGGATAAAAATTTGTACATGATACAGAAGGCACAGGAGTTCATGAATGAGAATCACTTTGCCGACGTCTCCCGAGTGCAATGTCTGCTACGCAAGATGATGTCCAAGGAGTATCATGGCCTCATCGATCAAATCAAGGAGTGTCAGGATCCCCATGCTATCTTCAATATTCATGGCGGAAACAATCTCATTGCGCCCACTGCCAGCCAGGCAGAGCAAAAATTGGTGGAGAAACCTGCTGACGAGTTAAAAAAAAATAAGGAATAA
- a CDS encoding type II toxin-antitoxin system YafQ family toxin: MKEIRKTSQFKKDYKRFKNDKEFVETLMGIVKLLAEGNQIPEEYNPHSLKGNWKNYMECHIENDTLLIWFDKNNNAIELVRLGSHSELFGKGRKR; this comes from the coding sequence ATGAAAGAAATTCGAAAGACCTCGCAGTTCAAGAAAGATTATAAGCGTTTTAAGAATGATAAAGAATTTGTAGAAACGCTTATGGGGATAGTTAAGCTTTTGGCAGAAGGCAATCAGATACCGGAAGAATATAATCCTCATTCTTTGAAAGGCAACTGGAAGAACTATATGGAATGCCATATAGAAAATGATACACTTTTGATTTGGTTTGATAAGAACAATAATGCAATAGAATTAGTTCGTTTAGGTTCGCATTCTGAATTATTTGGTAAAGGGCGTAAGCGCTGA
- the rhuM gene encoding RhuM family protein — MTIEEKKVDKEAESVWAKFAYTASDGKTYQVDYYNLDVIISVGYRVKSVQGTKFRIWATSVLRQYLLQGYSVNRHLRALQENMDKRMTHIEDTQAKQQQQLDFFIRTSTPPAEMVFFEGDFYTARVALENLVSSANHRVIIIDGYVSSLTLPQQSYRHPKMEKRVP; from the coding sequence ATGACCATAGAAGAGAAAAAAGTAGATAAGGAAGCAGAATCAGTTTGGGCAAAATTTGCCTACACTGCCTCAGACGGCAAAACATATCAAGTTGATTATTATAATTTAGATGTTATAATATCTGTAGGTTATAGGGTAAAGTCCGTACAAGGTACAAAATTCCGTATTTGGGCTACATCTGTTTTACGCCAATATCTTCTCCAAGGTTATTCCGTGAATCGTCACTTGAGAGCCTTACAGGAGAATATGGACAAGCGTATGACCCATATTGAGGATACCCAGGCTAAGCAGCAACAGCAGCTTGATTTCTTTATTCGGACTTCGACCCCTCCTGCAGAGATGGTCTTCTTCGAAGGTGATTTCTATACAGCAAGAGTTGCTTTGGAGAACCTGGTTAGTTCAGCCAATCATCGAGTAATCATCATAGATGGCTATGTTTCATCGCTAACCCTTCCCCAACAATCATATAGACATCCGAAAATGGAAAAACGAGTCCCATGA